One window from the genome of Methanobacteriaceae archaeon encodes:
- a CDS encoding sodium:solute symporter family protein — MNVLLLSIIILVYMIIIGYTGYVAWKRTKTAEDFMVAGRTTHPYIMAMSYGATFISTAAIVGFGGIAGLYGMG, encoded by the coding sequence ATGAATGTATTATTATTATCAATTATTATTTTGGTATATATGATTATAATTGGCTACACGGGTTATGTGGCTTGGAAGCGGACTAAAACTGCTGAAGATTTCATGGTTGCCGGCCGTACCACTCACCCGTATATTATGGCCATGAGTTATGGTGCTACATTTATTAGTACTGCGGCTATTGTTGGTTTTGGAGGTATAGCTGGACTTTATGGGATGGGA